In the genome of Bradyrhizobium ottawaense, the window CTCGCCGGCCGCATCCTTCTGGTTTCCCGCAGTACCGGGCATTTCGACATCGAGTTCTGAAATCGATTTCAAGATTAGTAAGAATTCGGAACTGCGGAGTCAAGCCGTTTTTTACGGGTGAAGCCCGCCTCATGGTCTCCGTCGGCTCCGCGTTGAGCAAGGTGGCTCAGCGCCGCTGAGGCTGGTTCTTCCAAGAAGAGGCTTTTGGATGCCTCGTTGCGAAGAAATCGATTTCAGTCTAAGGCGTGGTTCTCATATTCCTTCAGGAGAACCGCTCCATGTCCGAGACGCCCGATCTCATCCTCTCGACATCTGTCGCGCCCCACGTGCGCCTATTGACGCTGAATAGGACATCAAAACGAAACGCCTTGAGCAACCAGTTGATCGTGGAGCTTGGCGCCATCTTGCGCCGTGCCGCAATCGATGAGGATGTCCGCTGTGTCGTGCTTTGTGGCAGCGATGCGTTCTTCTCTGCCGGAGCCGACATCAAGGAGATGCGGGAGCGCGGCTTTGAGGCAATCGACAATTCCGCCCGACGTTCTGCCTGGGGGGATGTCGCCAATTTCCCCAAGCCTCTCATTGCCGCGGTCGAGGGCATTTGCTTCGGCGGCGGCCACGAATTGGCGCTGCTCGCGGATATCGTGATAGCAGGTGAAGGGGCGGTATTTGGGCAGCCTGAGATCAACATCGGAATATTGCCCGGCGACGGCGCAACGCAGAGGCTGACACGCGTGGCTGGCAAATCACTGGCCATGCTGATGATCCTGAGCGGCCAATCCATCACGGCGCGGAGTGCGATGCAGGCCGGCCTTGTGGCGGAAGTTGTCGAAAGCGGCAGGGCGCAGAGGCGAGCGCTCGAAATAGCCGATCTGATA includes:
- a CDS encoding enoyl-CoA hydratase-related protein; the protein is MSETPDLILSTSVAPHVRLLTLNRTSKRNALSNQLIVELGAILRRAAIDEDVRCVVLCGSDAFFSAGADIKEMRERGFEAIDNSARRSAWGDVANFPKPLIAAVEGICFGGGHELALLADIVIAGEGAVFGQPEINIGILPGDGATQRLTRVAGKSLAMLMILSGQSITARSAMQAGLVAEVVESGRAQRRALEIADLIAQKPPRSAELAKAAVLAAFQTTLDAGLEFERQAIRHAFSTADQKEGMNAFFDKRPPNYRGK